The sequence TGGCAACTTCTCTCCACATCCGGCTTGACTCTAAAACATTTGCCTTATCAACAGAAGTCACTCTTTTGCTTCTCGTTTTTGCTAATTCGAACGCTTGTTTAATCACTCGTTCAATTTCATAACGTTCATAATATAATGTATCGACAACTACTTCTTTGCCTTCTACCTCTCTACGTTCGCTCGGTTTTCCAAAGTAAATTCCTCCAGTTAATTCCCGAACCATTAGCATATCCACACCTTCGATAACCTCTTTACGAAGCGGTGATGAATCTGCTAGACTAGCAAAGTAAGCAGTTGGGCGTAAGTTAGCGAATAAATTTAATTCTTTACGAATTTTTAATAACCCTTGTTCAGGACGAAGATGAACCGGTAGTGTTTCCCATTTAGGACCACCTACAGCTCCTAGAAGAATCGCATCGCTTTCTTTGCATAGGCTGATGGTTTCGTCTGGTAATGGTACTCCTGCAGAATCAACGGCAGATCCTCCGATTTCCCCATATGTAAATGAAAATTGGTGATTGTAGCGTTCACCTATTGCTTGTAAAATTTCAATCGCACCCTGAATGACTTCTTTACCAATTCCATCCCCTGGCAAT is a genomic window of Niallia sp. XMNu-256 containing:
- the leuB gene encoding 3-isopropylmalate dehydrogenase; this encodes MEKRIAVLPGDGIGKEVIQGAIEILQAIGERYNHQFSFTYGEIGGSAVDSAGVPLPDETISLCKESDAILLGAVGGPKWETLPVHLRPEQGLLKIRKELNLFANLRPTAYFASLADSSPLRKEVIEGVDMLMVRELTGGIYFGKPSERREVEGKEVVVDTLYYERYEIERVIKQAFELAKTRSKRVTSVDKANVLESSRMWREVAIEISKDYPDVTLEHMLVDNAAMQLVRNPKQFDVVVTENMFGDILSDEASVLTGSLGMLPSASISENGPYLFEPIHGSAPDIAGKNIANPLATILSAAMMLRVSFGLQEEADAIEKAVNAVLDAGYRTGDLMSEGKTKVSTTEMVQQVKAALA